One stretch of Novosphingobium pentaromativorans US6-1 DNA includes these proteins:
- the radA gene encoding DNA repair protein RadA has product MAKPKRRYVCQNCGSVATRWQGQCADCGEWNSLVEEAPQTVFSSKHDLSSGGRPIQFTPLDQPGEIPQRQASGLAEFDRALGGGLVPGSAILMGGDPGIGKSTLLLQASAHIARAGRDVVYVSGEEASGQVRLRAERLGLSKCPIRLASATSVRDILTTLGMDEPPSLLVIDSIQTMHSDQIEGAPGSVSQVRGCAFELIRYAKENSVTLILVGHVTKDGNIAGPRVLEHMVDVVMSFEGERSHQYRILRSLKNRFGPVDEIGVFAMEGDGLAEVGNPSMLFLSGREEPMAGSAVFPAMEGTRPVLVEIQALIVRLQSGATPRRAVVGWDNGRMAMLLAVLEARCGLNFSSAEVYLNVAGGYRLADPAADLAVAAALVSALGDKPLPTDAVWFGEVSLAGEIRPVAHSSIRQRESAKLGFGKAIGPAGGPPPDKGIRFSGLTMLPNLVDRILSDA; this is encoded by the coding sequence ATGGCAAAGCCCAAACGTCGTTACGTCTGTCAGAATTGCGGAAGCGTCGCGACCCGGTGGCAGGGGCAGTGCGCGGACTGCGGTGAATGGAACTCGCTTGTCGAGGAAGCACCGCAGACGGTCTTTTCCTCCAAGCACGATCTCTCTTCCGGCGGTCGCCCGATACAGTTCACCCCGCTCGACCAGCCCGGCGAGATTCCCCAGAGGCAGGCCAGCGGCCTTGCCGAGTTCGACCGCGCCCTGGGTGGCGGCCTGGTCCCCGGATCGGCGATCCTCATGGGGGGGGATCCGGGTATCGGCAAATCGACGCTGCTGCTGCAGGCCTCGGCGCACATCGCCAGGGCCGGGCGTGACGTCGTCTATGTCAGCGGCGAGGAAGCGTCCGGTCAGGTTCGGCTGCGCGCTGAACGCCTCGGCCTGTCGAAGTGTCCGATTCGCCTGGCCTCCGCAACATCGGTTCGGGACATTCTCACGACGCTGGGGATGGATGAGCCGCCGTCGCTCCTGGTCATCGATTCGATCCAGACGATGCACTCGGACCAGATCGAGGGGGCGCCCGGGTCGGTCAGCCAGGTGCGCGGGTGCGCCTTCGAACTGATCCGCTACGCCAAGGAAAACAGCGTCACCCTCATCCTCGTCGGTCACGTCACCAAGGACGGCAATATCGCCGGTCCGCGCGTGCTGGAGCACATGGTCGACGTGGTGATGAGCTTCGAGGGGGAACGCAGTCACCAGTACCGCATCCTGCGCTCGCTCAAGAACCGTTTCGGTCCGGTCGACGAGATCGGCGTCTTCGCCATGGAGGGCGACGGACTTGCCGAAGTCGGCAATCCCTCGATGCTGTTCCTTTCTGGCCGCGAGGAACCGATGGCGGGCAGCGCGGTCTTCCCGGCGATGGAAGGGACCCGGCCAGTCCTCGTGGAAATACAGGCGCTTATCGTGCGCCTGCAGAGCGGGGCGACGCCGCGCCGTGCCGTCGTCGGGTGGGACAATGGCCGCATGGCCATGCTGCTCGCCGTGCTCGAGGCGCGCTGCGGCCTTAATTTCTCCAGTGCAGAAGTCTATCTCAACGTCGCTGGCGGTTATCGCCTTGCCGATCCGGCGGCCGACCTTGCCGTGGCCGCTGCGCTCGTCTCGGCCCTTGGTGACAAGCCTCTGCCGACGGACGCTGTCTGGTTCGGCGAAGTTTCGCTCGCCGGTGAAATTCGGCCCGTGGCCCATTCATCGATCCGACAGCGCGAATCGGCGAAACTCGGTTTCGGCAAGGCTATTGGACCTGCCGGTGGACCGCCGCCCGACAAGGGCATCCGGTTTTCCGGTCTGACAATGCTTCCCAACCTCGTTGACCGCATTCTTTCGGATGCTTAA
- a CDS encoding CvpA family protein yields the protein MSGFDIVVLLFVGIGALTGFFRGFVQEILTLAAWIFAIFAIRMFHTPVTEVLVPYIGEGSGSAILAFALLLLGPYVAVRLVARWAGSKSRGSLLGPIDRVLGFGFGAVKGVIIVVLAFSVLVLGYDTVWGVAGRPDWIVTARSYPFVNASSEAMVKMINERRQQLNEEDAAVAAE from the coding sequence ATGAGTGGCTTCGATATCGTTGTCCTGCTGTTCGTGGGGATCGGGGCCCTGACCGGCTTCTTCCGCGGATTCGTGCAGGAAATTCTCACGCTGGCGGCGTGGATATTCGCAATTTTCGCAATTCGCATGTTCCATACACCCGTCACCGAAGTGCTCGTCCCCTACATCGGAGAGGGTTCGGGATCGGCGATCCTTGCCTTTGCGCTGCTGTTGCTGGGGCCTTACGTGGCCGTGAGGCTTGTTGCCCGCTGGGCCGGCAGCAAGAGCCGCGGTTCGCTGCTGGGGCCGATCGACCGGGTCCTGGGTTTCGGGTTCGGCGCGGTGAAGGGCGTCATCATCGTCGTGCTGGCCTTCTCGGTGCTGGTTCTTGGATATGATACCGTATGGGGCGTTGCCGGCCGGCCCGATTGGATCGTGACCGCGCGCTCCTATCCCTTCGTCAATGCCAGTAGCGAAGCCATGGTGAAGATGATCAACGAGCGGCGCCAGCAGCTCAACGAGGAGGATGCTGCGGTCGCGGCCGAGTAG
- a CDS encoding iron-sulfur cluster assembly scaffold protein, whose product MSTTVLYTPEVLSLAVALARFPWREDFPLQGEARSRSCGSTIALGLAVDERSTVTEVGVRSQACAIGQAAAAIFAEAVVGMTGIEVHEAGRAVEDWLAGKVDLPDWPGLERIAAARDYPGRHGAVMLPWNAAMQVLPSA is encoded by the coding sequence GTGTCGACCACTGTCCTTTACACCCCCGAGGTCCTTTCGCTGGCGGTCGCGCTTGCGCGCTTTCCCTGGCGCGAGGATTTTCCGCTGCAGGGAGAGGCCCGCTCACGTTCGTGCGGCAGCACGATTGCGCTGGGCCTCGCGGTCGATGAGCGCAGTACAGTCACCGAGGTCGGCGTGCGCAGCCAGGCCTGTGCCATTGGACAGGCCGCGGCGGCGATCTTCGCAGAAGCTGTCGTCGGCATGACCGGGATCGAGGTACATGAGGCCGGAAGGGCCGTGGAGGACTGGCTGGCCGGAAAGGTTGACCTGCCGGACTGGCCGGGACTCGAACGCATTGCCGCTGCCCGGGACTATCCGGGGCGACACGGCGCGGTAATGTTGCCGTGGAATGCAGCCATGCAGGTGCTTCCCTCCG